The genomic DNA TCTTCAAACTGGCCCCAGTAAGTCTCCGGGGGAGCCGACAGTAGCGTCGAATTCCTTCGCCGGGTCagtttatatataaaaacaaCCATTGCAATGACAGAAGCTTACATAGTGTTTACAGACTTGTGCTCAAAGGGCGACTGGCTCGCTTGCAATTGTCTTACCAATAGATACCGATGTGTAGGGCCTTATCGggtggaaagagaagaaataaagtAGAAAGGAGAGGATTTGTTGTGAGGGAGGGAGCGCCGGCGAGAGACTTTGTCTGAAAAACTTAAGAGAGTGTGTGCGGTATTTCAGGGACAAGCCGGTGGTGGATAAAGCTGCACGATCAAGGACCTCCAGTCCCGAGGTGGCgagacctttttttttttgctgtACCCCTTACCCAGCCCTTGGCTTTTTCTGGCGCCACCGCCTAGCCGATTCGGACCGATGGTGTGCTCCACAAAACGAGTCTCCACTGATGTTGGCTGTTGTCCACTAATATCATGATTGTTGTTATTCAATTAAGCGTACTTTGCTACTCCAGGCTCATCCACAATCTATCCCCTCTCCGGCTCGAAGTTCAGTATCTTGCACCTAGGCTCCAAAGTAAACACAGGGACTACGATTCTTAGTGGCCTTGGTGGTCTCACCTCCCTACTACCCGTGCCCAATGCGAAACGATATCAGATAACCATTACCCATCTATGTCGATCTCTCGGTAGTCTACCAAAACACGACTGGAGTTAGCTTGCCAATCCCTGGACTGATGCAGCCCCTTAGCAGGTCCCAAaattggaaaaaaaaagagtagAAAACTGATGTTAATTAACATACTTtgtatacggagtattatTTCTTACATTGTTTGGTCCATACTAGTAGTGCTTAGGTCAGATATGCTGACATAGTGACGCCATTCACAATACAATCATaaatatttccttttcctaGAAAACCCCTTCTTATCTCCGCAGAACACGCGGAATCATAACCACAGAGACAATGTCAGTTATTAACGAGTAAGTCAAAAGATGTATATTGTTCCAAGGACTATCTATCCACGCTAACGAACTGAAAGTGACATCTGCCGCTTAGATACGCAACTGGATCAAATTAAGCAAGAAATCAATGACCTACAATTTGCCTCACTGGAGACCCAAAAACATACGCATGATTTGGACGCCAATACAGAGCGCACATCTGACCTAGCAGATGTTATcacctctctctctgtgcCCTCCAAGTCCCGACCGGTGCTCCCCCCCGAGCATATTGTGGAATTGACTTTGAAGCTCTTCCGGTCCCCATGTGAACCACATGGGCTGCTTTCGTCCACAGACCATGGCCTAGAAGAACTCACGTGGCTGGCAGTTACGAAAGCCACTGTACAGACTTTAGGGGTGATCTTGAGGTCTCTCCTAGACCGGAGTTTGCTCCTCAGCGATGAAATCTCTTACTGGGACACAATTCTGGGGTCTTATTGGCACATCGGTGTTTATACACTGCAAACATTACCTTTTCGGATATGGCGCAGGTTGGCCAAGCCTCGCCCTAGCAAGAATGATAGCGGTGTCAAGGCAAGGTTTCCCATGTCTGTCTCAGTCCAATGGACTCATTTTTACGAGTCCATACAGAGATGTTTTTGTGCAGGAAACTTGCATGCTCTACAGGCAAACGTACTGTCACCGTTTGTAGCAGCGAAATCTGAGATAAGGCGGAAGCGCGAAAGGCTTAAAGTGATGAAGGACCTCAATGCCCACGGTATCGGCCTCCTCATGAGAGAGTGTTTCCCTGCTCAAGAAAATGACGATAAGTGTAAATGGACAAGGTTCATTTCTGCCGATGATCACTGGCGTAAGACGGTATGTAGAAGTGTGATCTTGATGGAGACATTCCTGCAGAAATTGCCGAGTGACCGTGgttttgttgatcttggtgaAGACATCCTTTCGGCTGCTAACAAGGAGTTTGCGTGTCTCCAAACAGACTCTGATGGCAATCACTCCATTCGAGCACCTGAACTAGTCGCTAAGCAACTCCATGATATACTGCTTAGACTCCTTCCTGCCCACAACACCCTTGTATTGGCAACTGTTGACAAGCACCGGCGCCCATCGCGTCTGGTGCGATACTGGCTGCCATTATCGATGATGCTCCTAACAGCGAGCACCTCTTTTAAGGTCCTGAAGAATCGTCGCCATCAGCTAATCAGATGGGTTGCCAGTGCCGCGGAAACTACAGTTGAGTTTTGGAGCAATTGGGTTTTTGACCCAATTCAAAGGCTCATTGGAACTATAAGGCATGATGAGAAAAGCGAGATTGCCTTGATGAGCAAGAACAGCCTAGAGGCCGACCGGGCAAGCTTAGAGCGGATGGTAGTCgacttcatccttgatcGTGGCGAACCGAAGCCCGAAGATTATGCGCTTGATATCAATTCTATCACAAACAAGGTTAGGGAGGGAGATTTAACACCAGTTCTGAGAGCGTACGAAAAAGATCTACGGACTCCCTTTGTCGGAACTGTACGAGGTGACCTTGTACGAGCACTCTTGATCCAAAtccagaagacgaaggtaGATGTTGAGATCGCAATTGGCGGTATTGACGCTCTACTGAAGAGCCAGGAACTTGTTTTtgggtatatactttcttCAATATATTGTAGTAGAATGAGCTAACGGTCGCAGATTCGTTGGCCTTACACCTGGTATCCTGGTCTCGTACGCGTCTCTTCGATGGTTCTTGGATCTGTTTGGCAATAGAAAGGGTCTGAGGATGGGT from Aspergillus oryzae RIB40 DNA, chromosome 7 includes the following:
- a CDS encoding NCA2 family protein (predicted protein), with translation MSVINDDICRLDTQLDQIKQEINDLQFASLETQKHTHDLDANTERTSDLADVITSLSVPSKSRPVLPPEHIVELTLKLFRSPCEPHGLLSSTDHGLEELTWLAVTKATVQTLGVILRSLLDRSLLLSDEISYWDTILGSYWHIGVYTLQTLPFRIWRRLAKPRPSKNDSGVKARFPMSVSVQWTHFYESIQRCFCAGNLHALQANVLSPFVAAKSEIRRKRERLKVMKDLNAHGIGLLMRECFPAQENDDKCKWTRFISADDHWRKTVCRSVILMETFLQKLPSDRGFVDLGEDILSAANKEFACLQTDSDGNHSIRAPELVAKQLHDILLRLLPAHNTLVLATVDKHRRPSRLVRYWLPLSMMLLTASTSFKVLKNRRHQLIRWVASAAETTVEFWSNWVFDPIQRLIGTIRHDEKSEIALMSKNSLEADRASLERMVVDFILDRGEPKPEDYALDINSITNKVREGDLTPVLRAYEKDLRTPFVGTVRGDLVRALLIQIQKTKVDVEIAIGGIDALLKSQELVFGFVGLTPGILVSYASLRWFLDLFGNRKGLRMGRRQDELRHALRAAHRTLISPNPAPTGVLAYRDHGLLICDAEILLKKAETLLSGTELRAFREDVADLINQRMVVRQLEIVGRMGWVYSKWMK